In Segnochrobactrum spirostomi, the DNA window CGCGGAACTGGTCAAGCGCTTGCGTTCGTCGAGCGTTGCGCCATCGGTGGCGGAGCAATCTGCTCGGTAACACACTTTGCGGCGCCCGGACCGTCGTGACCGTAAGGACCAGGCGGGCCGTGGCCCGCCTGGTCTCGTGGAATTGAAAGCGAGGTCTCATGAGGGACCGTCTTCGACGATCTTTCCGCGGAAGATGAAATAGACGATCAACGTGTAGGCGAGGGTCAGGGGCAGGACGAAGAGACCGGCACCCCAAAAGAGAAAGTCCAGGGACGCCGGCGGCGATGCTGCCTCCCAGATCGTGAGGGAGAACGGCAGCATGTAGGGCAGGAACGAGCCGGCGAGCGCGGCGAAGGCCGCGATGAAGATGACGGCGGCGCCGAGAAACAGGAAGCGGTCGCTTCGCCGCCAGATGGACACCGCCAAGCCGGTGAAGGCGATGGCCCCGACGAGCGGGCACAGCAACAGGACGGGGCGCTCGGTCCAGCGCGCGAGGATCGGCAGGCGGATCTGCACCGACCAGACGAAGACGGCGACGAGGAACGCGAGCAGCAACGCCATCAGCCCCGGGAGGACCCGAAAGCCGAACGCGGCGGGCGAACTCGCGGACTTCGCGGTGATCCAGCACGCTCCGATCATGGCATAGCCGATGCACAGGCCGGCACCGCAGAACAGTGCGAACGGGCTGGCCCAGCTCATCGAATTGCCGACGAACACGCCGCCCTCGACCGGCAACCCCTGCACCATGGCGCCGACGGCGGTGCCCTGCACGAAGGCCGCCACATAGGAGCCTGCGACGAAGCCCGCATCCCAAAGTCGGCGGCTGCCGGATGCCTTGTAGCGGAACTCGAACGCGACGCCCCGCAGGATCAGGCCGATCAGCATGACGAACAGTGGGACGTAGAAAGCCGACAGGATGATCGAGAACACGGCCGGGAAGGCGCCGAACAAGGTCGCCGCGGAAACGACGAGCCATGTCTCGTTGCCGTCCCAGACGGGAGAGATCGCGGCGAGCATCCGGCTGCGCTCGCGCTCGCCCGAGGCGAAGGGAAACAGCATGCCGACGCCGAGATCGAACCCGTCGAGCAGCACGTAGAGCAAGATGGAGAGTGCGAGAACGGACGCCCAGAACTCGACCATGGTCATTCTCCTAAGCCGGTCGCACCCGCCACGCCGGGGCTCGCCCCGGGGAGGGACATGGGGCGCTTGGGATTGGTGCCGTAAAGGTGGGGCTCAGCCGTCGGGATCGGCCCGGCGCGCAGCAGCCGGTAGATGTAGAGAACGCCAAATCCGAAGATCAGGGCGTAGACGAAGCCCACCAGGATGATGGTTCCCGCTATTTCATAGGATGATATAAAGGGCGTGACGGCGTCTCGGGTTCGAAGTTGGCCGTAGACGACCCACGGCTGCCGGCCCACCTCCGCCGTGAACCAGCCGGTGAGGGTGGCGATGAAGCCGAGGGGGAACGAGAGCGACGTCGCGACGAGGAACATCCGCGCCTTCACGATGCGCTCGCCGAAGAAGCTCAGCCACGACCCCAGCCAGGCGATCGCAAGCATCAGCAAGCCGCAGCCCACCATGATGCGGAACGCGAAGAACGGAATGGCGACCGGTGGCCGATCCTCGGGCGCGAAGCTCTTCAGCCCGAGCTCCTTGGCCGTCAGGCTCATCGATCCGATCACACTGCCGAGATAGGGGACGGCGAGTTCGAAGCGATTGCGTTCGTTCTGCGGGTCGGGCCATGCGATGAGGATCTCACTCGCCGGCTGCTCATCGTTCCACCGCCCCTCGATGGCGGCGAACTTGGCCGGCTGCGCGTCATGAACGAAGTCGCCGACGAGATGGCCGAAGACGATCTGGATCGGCACCAGGATGGCGGCGAGCCGCAGGCCCATGACCGCCATCGCCCGGCCTTCCTGGACCGCCTTGCCCCGCAGCATGTACCAGGCTCCGGTGGCCGCCACGCAGAACGCGGATGTCACATAGGCCGCGAGGATCATATGCGGGAAGCGGGTCCACACCGCTTCGTTGAAGATGATCGCGGACCAGCTCGTGGGTACGAAGATGCCGTCCGCCGTCAGAGCATAGCCGGTCGGATATTGCATCCAGCTGTTGTTGACCATGATCCAGAAGGCCGAAAGGCTCGTCCCGAGCGAGACCATCAGGCACGTCAGCAGATAGGCCCAGCGAGGCACGCGGTCGCGGCCGAACATCAACACGCCGAAGAAAGCGGCCTCGAGGGCGAACGCGGTGAAGCTCTCATATCCCAGCAACGGGCCCTGGATCGGGCCCGTTCTTCGCGCCAGCTCGCTCCAGTTGGTTCCGAACTGGAAGGCCATCACGATCCCGGAGACGACCCCGAGGCCGAACGCGACAGCGAAGATCTTGAGCCAGAAATCAGAAAGGCGCCGATAGATCTTCTCGCCGGTGATCAGGCCGCAGGCTTCCAGGAAGGTGAGCCACGCGGCGAGACCGATGGTGAAGGCTGGAAAGATGATGTGGAAGGAGATGGTGAAGGCGAATTGTATTCGAGACAGCAGCAGGGGAGTGAGGTCCATGGGAGCCTCCCGCGTTCTGTGGAGCCAGTCGGGCGACGGGGCCGAAGCGAGCGTCGGCGGATCTCAGCGCGGCAGCAGGTTGGTGCTCGCGAGGTCGATCACTTCCCTTCCGTGGCCGCTGAGGACGGCGCGCAGCATCCACAAGCCGAACCCGCGCGCCTGCTCGATGCCGATGGTCGGCGGCATCGACAGCTCCTGCGTCGCGGTGACGACGTCGAGCACGGCGGGGCCGTCGTGGGCGAGGACCCGCTCCAAGGCGCTCGGCAGATCGCCGGGATCTTCGACCCGCACGCCGAGAAGTCCCATGGCGCTCGCCATGGCGGCGAAATCCGGGTTCTGAAGATCGGTGCCGACTTCGACGAAGCCCGCGGCCTTCATTTCCAGAGCGACGAAGCCGAGAACGCCGTTGTTGAAGATGATCGTCTTCACGGGAAGCTTCTCCTGCGTCAGCGTGATCAAATCACCCATCAGCATGGAGAAGCCGCCGTCGCCCGACAGCGAAATGACCTGGCGTCCCGGCTGCGAGGCCTGAATGCCGATCGCCTG includes these proteins:
- the cydB gene encoding cytochrome d ubiquinol oxidase subunit II; translated protein: MVEFWASVLALSILLYVLLDGFDLGVGMLFPFASGERERSRMLAAISPVWDGNETWLVVSAATLFGAFPAVFSIILSAFYVPLFVMLIGLILRGVAFEFRYKASGSRRLWDAGFVAGSYVAAFVQGTAVGAMVQGLPVEGGVFVGNSMSWASPFALFCGAGLCIGYAMIGACWITAKSASSPAAFGFRVLPGLMALLLAFLVAVFVWSVQIRLPILARWTERPVLLLCPLVGAIAFTGLAVSIWRRSDRFLFLGAAVIFIAAFAALAGSFLPYMLPFSLTIWEAASPPASLDFLFWGAGLFVLPLTLAYTLIVYFIFRGKIVEDGPS
- a CDS encoding cytochrome ubiquinol oxidase subunit I, whose translation is MDLTPLLLSRIQFAFTISFHIIFPAFTIGLAAWLTFLEACGLITGEKIYRRLSDFWLKIFAVAFGLGVVSGIVMAFQFGTNWSELARRTGPIQGPLLGYESFTAFALEAAFFGVLMFGRDRVPRWAYLLTCLMVSLGTSLSAFWIMVNNSWMQYPTGYALTADGIFVPTSWSAIIFNEAVWTRFPHMILAAYVTSAFCVAATGAWYMLRGKAVQEGRAMAVMGLRLAAILVPIQIVFGHLVGDFVHDAQPAKFAAIEGRWNDEQPASEILIAWPDPQNERNRFELAVPYLGSVIGSMSLTAKELGLKSFAPEDRPPVAIPFFAFRIMVGCGLLMLAIAWLGSWLSFFGERIVKARMFLVATSLSFPLGFIATLTGWFTAEVGRQPWVVYGQLRTRDAVTPFISSYEIAGTIILVGFVYALIFGFGVLYIYRLLRAGPIPTAEPHLYGTNPKRPMSLPGASPGVAGATGLGE